Within Nosocomiicoccus ampullae, the genomic segment ACTTCGTTCTCGTCATGCGTTCCTTCGTCAATTGTAAACTGCTGACGATACGATTTACCGTATTTTGTAGTCACTTGAAATTGAATCGTGCGTGCAAAACGATTCATTAACCGGAGTCTATGAATAACTTCATCGACGTGTTCAAGTATGACGACATATAGTTCATGAAACTCATAATCTCTCATTAAAATTTGACTCTTAGCGATTGTCGGACTTTTTGCATTGTATTTTTCGCTTAACTTACTAAAATCTAGACCGTTAGCATGCATATGCCAGTCGATTCCAATCACACCGAAATCTTTTTTTAAATATTCTACCGGGTAAAGGGCTAAATCTTTCACTGTAAAAATACCACGCTGATTTAATTTCTTTTCTGAACGTTTATTAATACCAAAAAAATTTCTAAGCGGTGAAATCGGCCATAACTTTTCAGCGATATCATGATATCGCCACTCTGTAATCCCATTTGGCATCTTTTTCGCTTCAATATCTAGTGATACTTTACTTAACAAAACGTTATCACCAATACCAATCGCACATTCAATGAGTGTTTCTCTATAAATATGTGCTTTTAAAATTTCTGCAAGTTCATACGGTGTTTCAGCAAAGAGATGATAACTATCTGTCACATCCATAAAAAATTCATCGATAGAATATTGATGAAAATCTTCAGGCGCAACATATTGTAACGCAATTTCAGTTATTTTTTTTGAATACGTTAAATATGTTTTCATCGATGGGTTAATCACTTTAATGTGGTCCGCTTTTGGAACTTCGAAATGTCTAGACCCTGTTTTAATACCAATTTCTTTCATTTTTGGTGTCGCTGCTAAAACGACAGATCCCTTTTCTTCAACATCACCAACGACCGCAAGGTACGTTGTTTTTGGATCCCATCCGTTCATCAAGCAAGATACACTCGCGAAAAAACTTTTTTGATCGATACAAAATATCTCTCTTTTTGGACATAAATAATAGTTATACATAAGCGTTCTCTCCTTAAAGCGAACATATGTTCTATATAAGGATAACACATTTTAACTCAGATGAAATACCTTATCTTTTGTATATCGCTAGTTAATATAGTATTCTTAAAGCAAATTTATATATGAGAGGTATGAACTATGAAAAAGTGGTTACTTATTTTAACATCTCTTTTACTTACATTTAGTTTATCTTCTAAAGCATTTGCTGCTTCAGAATGGAAAGAGAGTGTAACGATATATGGTGCGGGATTAGAAAATTCTCCGGATAAAGAAAAAATTACTCAGTTACTTGGTACAAAAGATTCAGATATTGTCGATTATGTTTACGGTAATGATACTGAAAAGTATATTAACTATAGATACGACGATAATATTTTATTCTCAAGTATTCGTATTATGGAGAAAAACTCTGGTGGGTTAAAAATTGACATCGACGAAACTTACGGTAAAATCACACAAATTAGCCCTGAGACTTACCAAAACGCGCTAATCACAGCTGGCGTCACTGATGCAGACGTAACAATTGCTGCACCACACGACGTTACTGGAGAATCAGCGTTAACAGGAATCTATAAAGCATACGAAGTTCAAGGCGAAAGTTTAAATACTGAATATACGAAAAACGCTCAAGATGAACTAAACACAATCTCAGATATCACGTCTGAAAACGAAGGTAAAGATGGCTACAGTGAATCTCAGTTAAATAAAGCCATTACTGAAATTAAAATTACGATCATTAACCAAATCAACGATGGTAAAGACTTAACTGAAGATGATGTTCGTCAAATTGTCGATGAAAAACTTAAAGACAACGGTTTACAAGACGTCATCACAGATAATCAGAAAAACCAGATTATTAATATTATCATTCAAATTAAAAACTCCGGATTCTTTAATGAAGACTCTGCAAGTAAAATTTTAGATAGCTCAAAAGACTTACTTAACCAAATTAAAGATAGTGACGCGTTTAAAGATGCTAA encodes:
- a CDS encoding DNA repair protein, whose translation is MYNYYLCPKREIFCIDQKSFFASVSCLMNGWDPKTTYLAVVGDVEEKGSVVLAATPKMKEIGIKTGSRHFEVPKADHIKVINPSMKTYLTYSKKITEIALQYVAPEDFHQYSIDEFFMDVTDSYHLFAETPYELAEILKAHIYRETLIECAIGIGDNVLLSKVSLDIEAKKMPNGITEWRYHDIAEKLWPISPLRNFFGINKRSEKKLNQRGIFTVKDLALYPVEYLKKDFGVIGIDWHMHANGLDFSKLSEKYNAKSPTIAKSQILMRDYEFHELYVVILEHVDEVIHRLRLMNRFARTIQFQVTTKYGKSYRQQFTIDEGTHDENEVMFGIWIRLKKIADESALYRTISVSLTNLISNKYIQGNLFKENDEKREQLLKTIDELKIKYGTLSVMRALSMTEASTLKLREGLIAGHKR
- a CDS encoding DUF1002 domain-containing protein, whose protein sequence is MKKWLLILTSLLLTFSLSSKAFAASEWKESVTIYGAGLENSPDKEKITQLLGTKDSDIVDYVYGNDTEKYINYRYDDNILFSSIRIMEKNSGGLKIDIDETYGKITQISPETYQNALITAGVTDADVTIAAPHDVTGESALTGIYKAYEVQGESLNTEYTKNAQDELNTISDITSENEGKDGYSESQLNKAITEIKITIINQINDGKDLTEDDVRQIVDEKLKDNGLQDVITDNQKNQIINIIIQIKNSGFFNEDSASKILDSSKDLLNQIKDSDAFKDAKEQAKNLGNDIKDFSQSEEGQGLIESIKSFFRSLIDSIKNLFN